The Tubulanus polymorphus chromosome 3, tnTubPoly1.2, whole genome shotgun sequence nucleotide sequence ACATCCAAGACACGAATCTTGAGCCAACAGGAGAATTATTGAGAGACGATTTATTTGTTAGATAGGAGCTGCTGCTTCTGTTCCTGTTCACAGCGACTGTTCATTAACTTGTATCATGTATAAATGTTTAGCGGTGAGAATATATATTCTATCATTGGTCGCTTGCATTCCTAGAATCGTATCGGTACATTCTAACGTAACTAACTGTTGCTTAGCGATGGCCGATACGGATTTCCCCGTTTTACGATTTCTCAAAGGAGTCAAAGTCGGCGACGATTGTCTATAAACGTAAACATGACGAACGCAGTCACATAACACGGCGAACGATAAATCAGGCGAACACGTCGTGAACTTATTCTGCGTTTTCGAAGCTTTCACGTATCCGAGGGCGTTAAACGTCCCTACGTGTATCCACGGCGATTCAACAATGTCGACGTTATCTTGCGGTTGCCATACGATACCGTCGACGTCGTGGCGTAGACATAACGCGcatgttttctgattggataaTCTCGTGTTGAACAACCACTGATGACTTGCCAGATCAGCCTAGAATATAAGTCAAAGACATTATCGCATTTGACATGATTCAATGAATCTATGGATCCCTGAATCCACAAGAGGATTATCCAGTGAATCTCTAGATTCCTGAATGTACAAGAGGATGATTCAGTGAATCTATGGATGAATATAGAAGACccaaaatattaaatataagGTTAAATCTGACTGAAATAATAATTACCTGATGAGTTTTAACATGAGTTTCACCATCAATTCTCACTAATGCAGACGATTCATCGGGAAAATTATCACAATCCTCTAATTCTTGTGCGTTATACGGCtttttatcatcatcttcattctCATCATCCTACATAGAAATAAATCACTCGTAATGAACCCTTAAACTACCGGTACCAGGAGGTGAGGGGAGGTGAGAGGAGGTGAGGGGGGTACCTACCTCTTCCATTCGGTCACTAGTTTCAGTATTTTCTACCAGTTGTCCACGTTCGTCCCCTTCAACTACTGTCGTCCACAATGTTTCACTTTTCTTTCCCAAAATTAATTCTAACCTGAATTTTAAAGCAAAACAGTTTGTATTCAACACGCAGTAAATTATCGATACACGCCGTGTAATATTCATGGTTCATTTAAACATAGGTCTGAAAATTATTCTGAGgtcggctatagaactaagttggacTCAACCTGAGAGGGTTAAATCTAAGGCTTGACTGAGCAACTGAATCAATAGAATTAAGCCCAAGGTTTTAGCCCGAGATCTCTTCAGAAACAACTCGAATTACAGGTTATTGCgctagaaaaaaacaaacctATTGTTTTGAATCGTCCACGTACTAGCTTCCACATCGACACTGTTAAACAGCTTTCCGTTCAACAACGGCtccatttcatcatcatccacTGATAACTCTATATAATCAGGCACTAGTTTGAATTTCACCTCGGTTTTTTGGTAAGCTCGAGGTAGATTAAAGTAAACCGTTAAATCCTCCGCAGTTTGATGCCATTTATAAACGGAACGttcttttttatctaaaaacataaattcagacagcattttattgaatttttaacGATATTCAgctcaaaatttcaaactcAACGATGAAATTCATACCAGAtttttcgatgtttctttcTTCGATGGTAATCGGTTTCAGTGAATCGTACGTCATTTTGAACGGTTTCTCAGACGCTACGTAAATCGCTTTTCCGTTTGTTTGAAGACTGATATAATCGACAGGCGCCGCACCGGTCAGTCTCCGAGTTCGATACAATTCCCAATGATCTTTATCAGCtgtaaatgaattcaaaatgaacttcAGTAATTCATAcgatggaactggatccgatTCCTCAGgtttgagttaagatttgaataagagtttaactcattgaaattgAACATTAACTCGAACTCACTGTGGTCATCCATCCATTAAAGGACGTtcttaattctaaaactgaggggccagttgcatagtcatggcttggGTTTAAGACCGATCTAAGATTAACTCAGTTCTATAGTCAAttaaacaacttaagaccagtcttaagatttaagatcatttttggacttaagtcatgactgtgtaACTGTGGGTCCTGATATCCGTGAAGCTGAACTGACCTGAATTCACTACAGATAACCATTCGACAACTGTTTGGAATTTAGAAtcggaatcatttttatcaactTTTTCCACGTGTAACAATATGAAATCAACGCAATGATTTCCTCCATTTTCGAACATGATCGATTCCTTCAGTATAAATGACGCTTCGTCCTCAAGCGGACGACAGCGATAACATACCTAAAAATATTACACATAATAATCATTACCTTACCAAGTCTTAAATGAAGTCAATTATTTAAATAATGTGAATTTTACCTTCCAAGTCAATCCATCAGTTCTATTACCGGTCCATACCAGATAGAGGTTACCGACACCGTCAGATAAACTCAACCAATCACGACTCATGAAACAAACGCACGAATGAAGTCGATTCGTAGACTGTCTCTGATTGGACGATACCGGAAATTCAAATACGATCTCCGCATTACTGATACTGTGACCCTGTAATGAGAAGATTATGCAAATTATCatgaatgaattgataataaagaagaCTTAAGACGCGTAGACTTACATTTTCAACATGAATCTGCATCAgtttcaaatcagaaatatagAACACACAATTTGGATTATACGGATCCAGGAAAAGATGATTATGAACCGCAAATGCTTTAACATGTTGATAAGAGAATTGATTCTCTTGTAGCTTCAATTCATCAGGacctgaaaatttgttcaataaagaaaATCGATTTATGTTTGACTTGAATATAATTTGTCGAtcgtttttcgatattttttagAACAAGCTTTGAAAAAACTTACAAGAGGAAAGTGAGACTTTATAAGATGGGATCGGATCTAAAGATAACTTGTATCCCTCAAAATTGGGATTGACAAGATCTCTATTCAGCTTAAAACCTTTTTCCACAGCATCAGTCATTTTCATCTAGGGCAATCTTAAGACCTGCTGCATATGGCGTCACAAGCCCCGAGGCTTGTCACGCCAtattggggcctgacacgccatgtggtaaacgtaaaatgaaaatcaaatcctATGCATGAGATGAAACGTCGACTAAGTCTCGCGGGTTTTTCTTCCGAAGTTGAAATATTCGGTTGGATATTAATTTGTCTTAGATGATTTACAacgtattatatatacataataagaACTACATATTACATCGCATTTacactaaaatgagtttaacaGAATAGAAATTGATCGTTGTTTGTTAATCTAATGCAGTGTACACACATTTTGAAACACAATTTAAACAATCATATATTTCGCCagcatatgaaaaatacaaaaacattacatatatatctacTAAATGAGTTTTACacaataaagattttaattaactatcttacatttcaatgaatcattcATCTATTTCACATGATTTGTTGATCAATTAGTCTTAGAAGAACATGGATAATGTTAGAAAAACATATATGGTGAGCCAGGCTCCAATCTAGTGTGATCTGCAGTCATATTGCTCCTAAAATCGCTAAGccttctacatggcgtgtcaggccccaaatgttctgcagccaatatggcgtgtcaaGCCCCAAATtgtctgcagaatagcttcaataATTGAAACATGGTTTGTCGAACGGTTTTCTATGGAAGCAATTaaattatatctttagtttcaATTAGTTATATATTGTTCATGATTTGATAATCACAAAACAAATACTGCTAGAAAAACCGCGATTTGTCTTCTATATGGCGTGTCAAGCCCCGAATGTTCTGCggccaatatggcgtgtcaggccccaaatggtctgcagaatagcttcaattgaaacatggcgtgagaggacccgatcagTTTTCCtataattgtcactaattatcataaatattcaaagatttatcattctacatggtttgtcaatcatttagacttagaaagaaagcaaatattgtttcaaaaatagctcctcaaatcacgctgtcttctacatggcgtgtcaggccccaaacggtctgcagccaatatggcgtgtcaggccccaaacggtctgcagaatagcttcaattgagatatggcgtgagaggacccgaacgattttccgtacaaacaaatgaataattgtcactaattatcataaatattcaaagatttatcattctacatggtttgtcaatcatttagacttagaaaaaaggcaaatattgtttcaaaaagctcctaaaatcacgctgtcttctacatggcgtgtcaagccccaaacggtctgcagaataacttcaattgagacatggcgtgagtgagaggacccgatcgattttccgtacaaacaaatgaataattgtcattaattatcataaatattcaaagatttatcattctccGTGGATTGTCAGTCATTTAGACTCagaaaaaaggcaaatattgtttcaaaaatagctcctcaaatcacgctgtctttcacatggcgtgtcaggccccaaatgttctgcagccaatatggcgtgtcaggccccaaacggtctgcagaatagcttcaattgagacatggcgtgagaagacccgaacgattttccgtacaaacaaatgaataattgtcattgattatcataaatattcaaagatttatcattctacgtggattgtcaatcatttagactCAGAACaaaaggcaaatattgtttcaaaaagctcctaaaatcacgctgtcttctacatggcgtgtcaagccccaaacggtctgcagtcaatatggcgtgtcaggccccaaacggtctgcagaatagcttcaattgagacatggcgtgagaagacccgaacgatttttccgtacaaacaaatgaataattgtcactaattGTCTTAAATGTTCAAAGATTAATCCTTCTATATGATTTGTCAATTATTTAGTCTTAGAAAAAAAAGCAAATACTGTTACAAAAAGCTCCTAAAACcacgctgtcttctacatggcgtgtcaggccccaatgGCGTGAGAGTACGCGATCAGTTTTCTATGGAAGCaattaattgtcactaatcatatctttagtttcaattagttatatattgttcataatcataaagtctaaaaaaaaacaaatactgcTAGAAAAATCGCGATTTGTCTTctatatggcgtgtcaggccccaaacggtctACAGAATATAGCTTCAATTTacatggcgtgagaggacccgatcagTTTTCcgtagaaataaatgaaaaattgtgaCTGATTATCTTAAATTAGTACAATAATCATTAAGTCTTAGAAATAGGTTTATAAatcgttgtttctattttgttcatatgtaaaaatatacaaaatcgcTTATGTAAATGTAGCTGATGATCTCCTGATCGTCTCGCACCATAACGGAAACctgtaaaaaacatattcgaagaattttacataaaaatcttTCGATATATATGCATCTGAATATAGTTATGAAGTAAAAACGGgatataattttctttcaaagtGGTTGCACTGAACGGAATACTACAATATAACGTATAAGTACATATTATATTTAGACAATATTTAGTAAGTATATATTTAGACAATAAGttaagaaaaaatagaaattcattacacatTGACATACCGGTACTTGAAATTATCTCATTCAGGTTTTACACGTCGTATCGGACTTAAAAACGTGGTCCGTTCGACGCGAACATATATCTTCGTTCCGCGTGAATTATATATAGTCTGCATTTTACTCGGGGCTTGTGACGCCATGTCAGATATGGCGTGACAAGCCCCGGGGCTTGTGACGCCATGTTCTGCTGATTCTTAAGATTGACTTCACTCGTCATTTTAGCCACGTATCTACCGTCAGGTGCTTCCACACGGTGGCAGATTGTAGAACTATCATTGTCAAACCACCGCTTCGCTTCAAAAACCTGAGTAGTTTTCAAAGGCAGTGGTCAGGAGCACATTGACTTATCAGTCTTATTTTATTGGGTGGAAAGTTTCGAAACGTTTTTACTGTAACGTGCTGCCCCCAGTGAAAGTGGTAGATCCTGAAACGATCATTGTCATTAATTGTCACCTCAAGCAATTGAGGATATCCTTCTATAATAAGACAACACGcacacaatttatcatttataataaatttattcttCTACATTGaaataatctagaaaaacaatatatttaCATTTGTCAGTTTGGAAGAAGAATATTTCTATCTCCaagttttatcaaaatttcaatgtttcaaacaaaacTACAACAATCGTATTACAGAAAAAGTTCACAGTCTCTAAATAGTGATTAGTTCTTTGGAGGAACCCAACTTTCTATTTTCGGTCTTGTAGTGCTGTAAGGTACATATTCTCCTGAAGTTCCTGACTTGTTTTCTACGTGATCCATCAACCATCTGTGTTTGACAGGAGGAACTACAGTTGGTGGTTCATCCGCTATATAGTGAAGCCATCTATGcctaaaaataaacaaacataaGTTCAATTCCCAAATCAACTGTGGATAAATAAGTTTCTAAAAAGGAAATAATTTCTATCAGTGCCAATAGTTGAGAGTCTGACTTGGCATCAAGACATATTGTGTATtgtctttttcattttgaattcaactGTGCTGGTCCTTAGTAGAGACCTGCGTGAGGTTTGAACTACTAAAAATGACCCTGAAACCAAGTTGAggtattgataaatataaactGGCCGCCCTAAAATCTCATTTAATGGAACATTTGGTTCTCAGGAACAGTGGAGTCTTTTAACATGctttaaaaacaattttattcaaaaagtCTTATGATTactaaatgtttaaaaagaatACATATTTTCTACAAGGGTTTGAGATTAAAGCGCTTTTGaacaataaattattatcaatattattatcaagaATTCTCACCATTCGGCCGGAACTTGACTTCCATCATAATCTGTATTGATCTGATTATTATAATCAACCCAACGACTTCTTCCCATGAAATACGTCTTATTCTGATAATATTTGTTGCCATATTTATCTTCACCGACAAAATCTCCCCATTTCAGTTCATCAGttctaaaaataataattgcaTCAATTACACAGTAAATGTCattatcaataaaatacattttaattGAACTTGATTGAATAAGATtcctgaaataaatgaatcttTCGCTTTGAAATTCATACCTGTAAAGATTCATATAACAGCCAATTAAACCACCATTCTGTTTATAAATAGCACGTAAACGGCTAATTTTTTCCAGATATTTAGACATTTCTATCTAACAATCTTTAGTGAGGATTTGACCTCGAATCGCGATTATAAATATAAGTTGAAAATGGCGTCGAGACGAAGTGGGAACTTTAGACCGGGAGGTTTTGAAGATAGTTTTGACGATGATTTGGACGGTTTTGATTTCGGTTTTGGAGACGCTGAAAAATGGAAAGCGACTCTCGAGCCGCAATCAGTAAATCAATCGAATAATCATTGTCAGGTAAGGATAAGAATCgtgatatttaaaattaattcaattcaatctgtAATTTATTATCGCTAGATGGCGTATTAGTACGGTACGTCTTTTTAAATTGCGGGCCGGGTCAATTAGGAATAATTGTAACTTTATAGGTAAACGGTACAGAACAAGATGATTCGATAGTTTTTAAATCTCTGAGTAAGCCACAACCTGTACAGGCTCAACCGGTTATAAATGGACTTGTAATAGATGATTTAAGACAGGCCATCATGAATGGTAATTTAAAGGTGGTCACCAGTTATCTGGAGCAAGGTATATATCTAtctaaaatctaaatcatctaaagtatGGATAGAAATTTGagtaatttcatcaatttttgaaatattttgatgtaCAGTATTTGAATATTCCAGGGATCAATGCTGATGTAGTATTGAAGTCTGGATGGACGCCACTGATGTACGCGGCTAGTTGTGCTAATTATGAATTAGTTTGTCTCTTGCTCACTTGGGGCGCTGATGCTAATTTTCATAAAGGTTATTGTCAAGTCGATTATTCGATAGAGTTCGTGATATTAGTGATAATCAGTGCCAATGTTTTATTTACAGATCAATATACATCTCTGATGGCAGTTTGTGGCTGTACGCACAGAGAGGATACCGTCAATAACTGTGTGCTTAAACTCCTTGAAAGTAACGCTGACATAAATGCCTTTGATAGGTACGTTCATCATCCTATCATTGTCTGTTttaggggcggatccaagctATATTCCGTTGTATTCCAGAATATAgtcagaaaaatgtgaataacatattttctagaagTACCTAATCTAACAGAGGTTCAGAATGCCTTTGATAGATACAAGGAAAAAgaatcatttttgaaatttttcatgcAGAGGAACCCCATATCCCCCTTTAATGAGCTTCCCCGCTGGCATATCATTGAGCAATAATTTTGAGGAGTATATTCAAATCCATTGGCTGTATCCACCCCTGTCTTGTAGGTTGGGATCTGTTCCACCAGATGAGCACTCGGTCTAACGATGTCAAAAtaagtttcattttgaatgaactttgaactgattgTCTAGGCCCCTTAATCTCTACATTATCAGTAGTGTTGgagtttgtttatttcaggtaTCATATGACAGCATTGATGTACGCGTCTAAAGAAGGAAGAATTGATGTAGTAAAAACGTTGTTAGAACACGGCGCTGATGTCAATCAACAGGATAATAGAGGACAAACTGTTAGTATTTACAGTAACAACACATTACTGGTGTTATATATAATGCTTAGATCtagcataacaaaaatgtgTAATATAACTATTTCTAGGCTTTAGTATTAGCGACTTATAGGAGACATGTTAAAGTCATTGATTTACTACTGTCTCACAACGCCGATCCTAATGTGAAAACTACAAACAAAGATACAGCTATTGACATCGCTTCTTCAAAGTATTTCGATGAggtaaaaaataaatgaacgaTTTTGTTTTTGCGTAGGAATAAAAATGTGCTGGTTATTTAATGGTAACTTTATACTTTTAAGATCTATTTGTGCAAGCGTATGAACTCTAATTCAGTATCACTATCATAAAAGCGCTGGTGGTGAACATTGTTTCAATGAAACAGGTGCTATAAAAAtgtactattattattattattattattattattattattattattattattattatctccTATTTCTATTGGTAGATTACGGAGTTGTTAAGGAATGCTGGTTGTCAGTTATCGACTTACAGCGGTCGATTCTCATCTCCGTGGAGTCATTTACCGGTTACGTCGAACCCGACTACAACTGACGATTCCAATATCACAAATGGATCGCTGGAAATGTATGTATCTACAAAGAGTGGAGGATTTGTAGAACATGTTGTGCCTtaacagtggaaccttgtgTTAATACAAATCTTGTaggcaaaagtgaaatttTTGTATTAAACAGGTttcatattatcaaaatgccCATCCTCTAAGGATTGGCTAGGTGCTAAGTTAACTGTGGCTCGGCTCCTCGTCGAAATCTGATGAtgaatcttgattgatataaatatctaagcTGGGACATGCTGGAAACCATTGTAAAAGGGAACACTTTAGCGCGCTGTTTTGTGGACCTcaaacagaatcgttttaaccATGCTTCTGTCTTGAgtgaatttcatttgtttcattaCACAGATTTTTTATAGGCttgtgtttaatttatttcagaCCTGCTGCGCAATTAGAACACTTCGGAGAATTGGAATTATTTTTATCTGGTTTAGAATTATCTGATTATATTCCTTTATTCCATCAACATCACGTGACTTTCTCTTCATTTCTACGTATGACAGATAACGACCTCAAACAGGTAATTTACTAGTCGATCTTGAGTTCTCTGACATGTGGGAAATCTGCATACCAGGTGAGCAACTCTGACCAAACAGAAGTTGGGGGTCAGTGTTAGCTACATGAGCTGGTGTTTACATTAGGGAATCATAGGATCAGAATATGTggatatttgattattagaAAAACCACAGCTGCCACTGATGATATCCTATAATTTAAGGAGGGAATGTTTATTAATAAAGGGTCGGGGAAATATCAGGGAATCTAAGATTctctgatctgtaagaacttCGACATTAGATCTTCATA carries:
- the LOC141902870 gene encoding nudC domain-containing protein 1-like; the protein is MKMTDAVEKGFKLNRDLVNPNFEGYKLSLDPIPSYKVSLSSCPDELKLQENQFSYQHVKAFAVHNHLFLDPYNPNCVFYISDLKLMQIHVENGHSISNAEIVFEFPVSSNQRQSTNRLHSCVCFMSRDWLSLSDGVGNLYLVWTGNRTDGLTWKVCYRCRPLEDEASFILKESIMFENGGNHCVDFILLHVEKVDKNDSDSKFQTVVEWLSVVNSADKDHWELYRTRRLTGAAPVDYISLQTNGKAIYVASEKPFKMTYDSLKPITIEERNIEKSDKKERSVYKWHQTAEDLTVYFNLPRAYQKTEVKFKLVPDYIELSVDDDEMEPLLNGKLFNSVDVEASTWTIQNNRLELILGKKSETLWTTVVEGDERGQLVENTETSDRMEEDDENEDDDKKPYNAQELEDCDNFPDESSALVRIDGETHVKTHQADLASHQWLFNTRLSNQKTCALCLRHDVDGIVWQPQDNVDIVESPWIHVGTFNALGYVKASKTQNKFTTCSPDLSFAVLCDCVRHVYVYRQSSPTLTPLRNRKTGKSVSAIAKQQLVTLECTDTILGMQATNDRIYILTAKHLYMIQVNEQSL
- the LOC141901461 gene encoding NADH dehydrogenase [ubiquinone] 1 alpha subcomplex subunit 12-like, which codes for MSKYLEKISRLRAIYKQNGGLIGCYMNLYRTDELKWGDFVGEDKYGNKYYQNKTYFMGRSRWVDYNNQINTDYDGSQVPAEWHRWLHYIADEPPTVVPPVKHRWLMDHVENKSGTSGEYVPYSTTRPKIESWVPPKN
- the LOC141902261 gene encoding ankyrin repeat, SAM and basic leucine zipper domain-containing protein 1-like — encoded protein: MASRRSGNFRPGGFEDSFDDDLDGFDFGFGDAEKWKATLEPQSVNQSNNHCQVNGTEQDDSIVFKSLSKPQPVQAQPVINGLVIDDLRQAIMNGNLKVVTSYLEQGINADVVLKSGWTPLMYAASCANYELVCLLLTWGADANFHKDQYTSLMAVCGCTHREDTVNNCVLKLLESNADINAFDRYHMTALMYASKEGRIDVVKTLLEHGADVNQQDNRGQTALVLATYRRHVKVIDLLLSHNADPNVKTTNKDTAIDIASSKYFDEITELLRNAGCQLSTYSGRFSSPWSHLPVTSNPTTTDDSNITNGSLEIPAAQLEHFGELELFLSGLELSDYIPLFHQHHVTFSSFLRMTDNDLKQIGVARLGQRKKILDAIQAVHKQEWEESSLTSQQYNKHINCATALAMVKNIAKHVDYIGSTIGYAKDQIKAHPDVLKRGQDGTGVKSLCKQTEDSLRNTRELYKELVELRQYLSEVADIDDYKPADLVEYKHQTQVSKTKKMILYTLTVGAMVAGFGYFTWKKQLMTT